From one Oncorhynchus clarkii lewisi isolate Uvic-CL-2024 chromosome 6, UVic_Ocla_1.0, whole genome shotgun sequence genomic stretch:
- the LOC139410890 gene encoding rho-related BTB domain-containing protein 2-like, which translates to MEPSSSQSQTSVNPMHHFLMLRPQLMDSDMDYERPNVETIKCVVVGDNAVGKTRLICARACNATLTQYQLLATHVPTVWAIDQYRVCQEVLERSRDVVDDVSVSLRLWDTFGDHHKDRRFAYGRSDVVVLCFSIANPNSLYHVKTMWYPEIKHFCPRAPVILVGCQLDLRYADLEAVNRARRPLARPIKYNEILPPERGREVAKELGVPYYETSVVAQFGVKDVFDNAIRAALISRRHLQFWKSHLRNVQRSLLQAPFLPPKPPPPIITVPPPPTTTEEHPGRLLEDPLCSDVILVLQEKQRIFAHKIYLATSSSKFYDLFVLDARSEETERPPRATALSGREMLMRAASFDVCESPDEGDRANLRACTSDGTLRDSEGGRRGRLLSTWSRAFVSIQEELVDDPVTYSPRPMTVVHMDQSMQLGPFRAVLRYLYTGQLDEHEKELMHIAHIAELLEVFDLRMMVANILNNESFMNQEITKAFHVRRTNRVKECLAKGTFSDVVFKLDDGTIMAHKPLLISSCDWMAAMFGGPFVESCTKEVLFPNTTRSCMRAVLEYLYTGRFCSRTDLDAMELIVLANRLCLPHLVALTELYTVTVLMEAAMIGADIDGDVLLYLEMAQFHCAQQLTGWCLHHICTNYNSVCRKFPRDMKATSTDNQDYFEKHRWPPVWFLKEDDHYQRARKERDKEDYLYQRRQCKRKWLFWNFPSSPSANSASSGSNAVV; encoded by the exons GCCCCAGTTGATGGATTCTGACATGGACTATGAGAGGCCAAATGTTGAGACTATCAAGTGTGTGGTGGTAGGGGACAACGCTGTTGGGAAGACCCGCCTTATCTGTGCCCGGGCCTGTAATGCCACACTCACTCAGTACCAATTGCTTGCTACACATGTACCCACTGTCTGGGCCATAGACCAGTACAGAGTTTGCCAGGAG GTTCTGGAGCGATCTAGGGATGTGGTGGATGACGTCAGTGTGTCGCTGCGGCTCTGGGACACATTCGGGGACCATCACAAGGACCGACGCTTTGCGTATGGAAG GTCGGATGTGGTGGTTCTGTGTTTCTCCATCGCCAACCCCAACTCCTTGTACCATGTGAAGACCATGTGGTACCCTGAGATCAAACACTTCTGCCCCCGGGCTCCAGTCATCCTGGTGGGCTGCCAGCTGGACCTGCGCTACGCTGACCTGGAGGCAGTCAACAGGGCACGACGGCCACTAGCAAG ACCCATTAAATACAATGAGATTCTGCCTCCAGAGAGGGGCCGTGAGGTGGCCAAAGAGCTGGGAGTGCCGTACTATGAGACCAGCGTTGTTGCTCAGTTTGGAGTAAAGGACGTATTTGATAACGCCATCCGGGCCGCCCTAATCTCACGACGTCACCTGCAGTTCTGGAAGTCACACCTTCGCAACGTGCAGCGGTCCCTCCTCCAGGCCCCCTTCCTGCCTCCCAAACCCCCACCACCCATCATCACTGTGCCacctccccccaccaccactgaGGAGCATCCTGGCCGTCTTCTAGAGGACCCCCTGTGTTCCGATGTCATCCTGGTTCTACAGGAGAAGCAGAGAATCTTCGCCCACAAGATCTACTTGGCCACGTCCTCCTCCAAGTTCTATGACCTCTTCGTCCTGGACGCCCGGTCTGAGGAGACCGAGCGCCCCCCTCGCGCCACCGCTCTGTCTGGCCGTGAGATGCTGATGCGTGCTGCCAGCTTCGATGTATGTGAGAGCCCTGACGAAGGTGACAGGGCCAACCTGCGGGCCTGCACCAGTGATGGCACCCTGAGGGACTCTGAAGGGGGCCGGAGGGGCAGACTGCTGTCTACCTGGAGCAGGGCTTTTGTCAGCATCCAGGAGGAGCTGGTGGATGACCCAGTGACCTACAGCCCCAGGCCTATGACCGTGGTGCACATGGACCAGTCCATGCAGCTGGGGCCCTTCCGCGCTGTGCTGCGCTACCTGTACACTGGTCAGCTGGACGAGCACGAGAAGGAGCTAATGCACATCGCACACATTGCTGAGCTGCTGGAGGTCTTTGACCTGCGCATGATGGTGGCCAATATCCTTAACAACGAGTCCTTCATGAACCAGGAAATCACCAAAGCCTTTCATGTACGACGCACAAACAGAGTCAAAGAGTGCCTGGCCAAGGGCACCTTTTCTG ATGTAGTGTTCAAGCTGGATGATGGAACGATCATGGCCCATAAGCCCCTGCTCATCTCCAGCTGTGACTGGATGGCAGCTATGTTTGGGGGGCCCTTTGTGGAGAGCTGCACCAAAGAA GTGCTGTTTCCTAACACTACTCGCAGCTGTATGAGGGCTGTGCTGGAGTACCTGTACACTGGGCGCTTCTGTTCCCGCACTGACCTGGATGCCATGGAGCTCATTGTTCTTGCCAACCGTCTTTGCCTCCCGCACCTAGTTGCACTAACAG AACTCTACACAGTGACAGTCCTGATGGAGGCTGCTATGATTGGGGCTGATATTGACGGAGATGTGCTGTTATACCTGGAGATGGCTCAG TTCCATTGTGCCCAACAGCTAACTGGCTGGTGCCTTCACCACATCTGCACCAACTATAATAGTGTGTGCCGCAAGTTTCCTCGAGACATGAAGGCCACGTCTACAG ACAACCAGGACTACTTTGAGAAGCACCGCTGGCCACCAGTGTGGTTCCTGAAGGAGGATGACCACTACCAGAGAGCAAGGAAGGAGCGGGACAAGGAGGACTACTTGTACCAGAGGAGGCAGTGTAAACGCAAGTGGCTCTTCTGGAActttccctcttctccctctgccAACTCCGCCTCTTCGGGTTCCAATGCTGTCGTCTGA